The Coraliomargarita parva genome contains a region encoding:
- a CDS encoding PAS domain-containing sensor histidine kinase gives MMNACPENAEKPLIESGEAPLRIEDMLRAEDGSFNQLIKNSFDMIVLLDENGIQKYVSESCERILGYKQSELIGIPVMDAFIHPEDRDALKKNFQELVRGEFNGAAEYRHRHQNGTWVHLETFGTNQLDNPAIRSLVLNVRNVSKRKKAEQALVESEARLRELNATKDKLFSIIAHDLRSPFNSIIGISDLLTDKSQPYEADDLEWCLETINGSAKNTLALLDNLLNWARSQTGQIHLVPELVDLSDVLRDAVALSLSASILKRVAFTYDPVDPVRVVADVNLLKTVLRNLLSNAIKYTKPGGEIRISVRALPRLAEVCVADNGIGIEASVREKLFDKTSFYSSEGTDHETGSGLGLILCREFVEKLGGTIWVESEAGQGSRFTFTVPLAS, from the coding sequence ATGATGAACGCATGTCCGGAAAACGCCGAAAAGCCCCTGATTGAAAGCGGGGAAGCTCCGTTGCGGATCGAGGATATGCTGCGGGCCGAGGACGGCAGCTTCAACCAGCTCATTAAGAATTCTTTTGATATGATCGTGCTTCTGGATGAAAATGGAATCCAGAAGTATGTGAGTGAGTCGTGTGAGCGCATCCTCGGCTACAAACAGTCTGAACTGATTGGGATCCCTGTCATGGATGCGTTCATCCATCCGGAAGACCGGGATGCTTTGAAAAAGAACTTTCAAGAGCTTGTTCGTGGGGAATTCAATGGGGCTGCGGAATACCGTCACCGTCATCAAAACGGGACTTGGGTACACCTGGAAACCTTCGGTACCAATCAATTGGACAATCCTGCCATTCGGTCGCTGGTCCTGAATGTACGTAATGTGAGCAAGCGTAAGAAAGCCGAGCAAGCGCTGGTGGAAAGCGAAGCCCGCCTGCGGGAGCTGAATGCCACCAAGGACAAGCTCTTCTCCATCATTGCCCATGATTTGCGGAGTCCGTTCAACAGTATCATCGGCATCTCGGATCTCTTGACGGATAAAAGTCAGCCCTATGAGGCGGATGATCTGGAATGGTGTCTCGAGACTATTAACGGCTCGGCGAAAAACACTCTGGCCTTACTCGATAACCTGCTCAACTGGGCGCGCTCTCAAACCGGTCAGATCCACCTTGTACCCGAGCTCGTCGACCTGTCTGATGTTCTTCGGGATGCCGTGGCACTGTCACTGTCCGCCAGCATTCTAAAGCGTGTCGCTTTCACTTACGATCCGGTCGATCCGGTCAGGGTGGTCGCGGATGTGAACCTGTTGAAAACGGTCCTGAGAAACCTGCTTTCCAATGCCATTAAATACACGAAGCCCGGAGGTGAGATACGGATCAGTGTGCGTGCTTTGCCGAGGCTAGCCGAAGTCTGTGTGGCCGATAACGGAATCGGGATCGAGGCGTCCGTCCGGGAGAAGCTGTTTGATAAAACTTCGTTCTATTCGTCCGAGGGGACGGATCATGAAACCGGCTCGGGATTGGGACTGATACTCTGCCGGGAGTTTGTCGAAAAACTCGGCGGGACAATCTGGGTCGAGAGCGAAGCCGGGCAGGGCAGCCGCTTTACGTTTACCGTGCCCTTGGCGAGCTAG
- a CDS encoding class I SAM-dependent methyltransferase, with the protein MGALRVDSVFWMDLDYWDRTLQNYDAEVVSVYDLDADGMVSKLIHELARTNSTASAADLGCGIGKFTELLSGLYRRVEACDFSEQGLQRTRERCRGKPHINYHQLDLTSDPVPFDPVDLVLCVNVLMMPLMDERLRAWRTVTNQVRRQGHLLLVVPAIESILMERHCEIENQLNEGNSCQASLQETLPEDSTAMDFHQGVYRIENVRTKHYLKAELEATLEDQQFTVRQIHKLRYRRDCDSDTLDTWDWLVLAQRN; encoded by the coding sequence ATGGGAGCTCTACGGGTTGACTCGGTGTTTTGGATGGATTTGGACTACTGGGATAGAACGCTGCAAAATTATGATGCAGAGGTGGTGAGTGTGTACGATTTGGATGCCGACGGCATGGTATCCAAGCTGATTCACGAGCTGGCCCGCACCAATAGCACCGCGAGTGCGGCCGACCTTGGCTGTGGGATCGGGAAGTTCACCGAATTACTCTCCGGTTTGTATCGACGGGTCGAAGCCTGCGATTTTTCGGAGCAGGGCTTGCAACGCACGCGCGAGCGGTGCCGGGGCAAGCCGCACATCAACTACCATCAACTGGACCTGACGAGCGACCCGGTTCCCTTTGATCCGGTGGATCTGGTCCTCTGCGTCAACGTGCTGATGATGCCCTTGATGGATGAGCGGCTCCGGGCCTGGCGTACGGTGACCAACCAGGTGCGGCGCCAGGGCCACCTCTTGCTGGTCGTGCCCGCAATCGAGTCGATCCTCATGGAGCGGCACTGCGAAATCGAAAACCAACTGAACGAGGGCAACTCCTGTCAGGCCTCCCTCCAGGAGACACTGCCCGAAGACTCCACAGCCATGGATTTCCATCAGGGGGTGTATCGTATCGAAAATGTCCGCACCAAGCACTACCTGAAGGCCGAGCTTGAAGCGACGCTCGAAGACCAACAGTTCACGGTCCGGCAGATCCACAAACTCCGCTACCGGCGCGATTGCGATTCGGACACCTTGGATACCTGGGACTGGTTGGTCCTGGCTCAGAGGAATTGA
- a CDS encoding right-handed parallel beta-helix repeat-containing protein, with protein sequence MRVAPATIKIDITYYKCVDKLMLRIVTLIAMLVTSKAFAAVIRVEPGVDPGNTASGTNWSTDVTNLQRALQLTEDGDEIWVAAGTYYTDEGQGQVDDSRDSVFYLKSGVGLYGGFSGSETSRAERDATTNICILSGDINQDESGSFFSGYQPPAAILANSYHVLWLEGGSSTTEIAGFTITAGCAWNGPDASHLNGGGIYSEFSSVSIDACVFTDNYAAQNGGAIYFGDLGDAAPLDYAGTSITNCSFEGNKGYYGGAVYSDGASPSISNSQFISNGYDLGFSGINGSSLGSIYSYSYATLAGAILSKNDNPATIASCLFSGNTAVAIYADDASLTVSGTRFTGNMTEGGGAAISAYGSSVFGEPVVYRNIVIYNCLFDHNDSEEFGAGAIAFSGAIQSHITNSTFSENSGRGTGASALRVESTETTLANLIIWGNYSGDTLISDIPESGGGDQGPYSVLSSSIQRNSDSVIHVTHSLIAGTTYHLNDETNLNGMDGGNDPRFISASDFRLNGLSPAIGAGSNAIDLDGSGEGATLSGELLYDLDGLVRVQGAAVDMGAYEFEYSGDYSDFDSDGLSDDFEWNHTIPKSKTAIDPNSDEDMDGLSALEEFVFGTDPEISDLPYLEIDLTTHLVFIGNSSDLLDPGYFADRDFLVIQFRIQRSAAPFIRVQAQSTTDLSDPSTWTANDLIIYDKTVDPEDSAMEYFKVRSSDPIEDSANRFFRLNLELK encoded by the coding sequence GTGCGTGTAGCCCCAGCCACAATTAAGATTGATATTACTTACTATAAATGCGTTGATAAATTAATGCTCCGCATCGTTACCCTGATTGCTATGCTTGTGACCTCCAAGGCATTTGCAGCAGTCATTCGTGTCGAACCCGGCGTAGATCCTGGTAATACGGCAAGCGGCACAAACTGGAGTACCGACGTCACCAACTTGCAGCGAGCACTGCAACTCACCGAGGATGGCGATGAAATTTGGGTCGCAGCCGGCACCTACTACACCGACGAAGGACAGGGACAAGTCGACGACAGCCGTGATTCGGTGTTTTATCTGAAATCTGGCGTTGGACTTTACGGCGGTTTCTCAGGATCCGAAACTAGCCGCGCCGAACGGGATGCCACAACCAATATTTGCATACTGTCTGGAGATATTAATCAGGATGAGTCCGGTTCCTTTTTTTCAGGCTACCAACCGCCAGCCGCGATTTTAGCCAACAGTTATCATGTTCTATGGCTTGAGGGCGGCAGCTCGACGACTGAAATTGCGGGGTTCACCATCACTGCAGGCTGCGCTTGGAACGGCCCTGATGCATCACATTTGAATGGCGGAGGTATCTACAGCGAATTTTCAAGCGTCAGCATAGATGCTTGTGTTTTCACCGACAACTATGCCGCCCAGAATGGCGGTGCGATTTACTTCGGCGATCTGGGCGATGCGGCCCCTTTGGACTACGCAGGCACAAGCATCACAAATTGCTCTTTCGAAGGCAACAAAGGCTACTACGGCGGCGCAGTCTATTCCGATGGGGCGTCACCTTCCATATCCAACAGTCAATTCATATCAAATGGCTATGACTTGGGGTTTTCCGGAATCAACGGCTCATCCCTCGGCAGTATTTACAGCTACTCATATGCGACACTGGCCGGCGCCATTCTATCTAAAAACGACAATCCGGCCACTATCGCCTCCTGTCTATTCTCCGGCAATACAGCAGTCGCCATCTACGCCGACGACGCATCGCTGACAGTATCAGGCACTCGATTTACCGGTAACATGACCGAAGGCGGAGGAGCCGCGATTAGTGCATACGGCTCGTCCGTATTTGGAGAGCCTGTCGTCTATCGCAACATCGTCATCTACAACTGTCTCTTCGATCATAATGACAGCGAGGAATTTGGCGCCGGAGCGATTGCTTTTTCCGGTGCCATTCAATCGCACATCACTAATTCAACTTTCTCGGAGAACAGTGGGCGTGGCACTGGAGCCTCTGCACTACGAGTGGAATCCACTGAGACGACCTTAGCGAACCTCATCATTTGGGGTAATTATAGCGGAGATACCCTGATCAGCGATATCCCGGAAAGCGGGGGTGGAGATCAGGGACCTTATTCCGTACTTTCCTCTTCTATTCAGCGAAATTCCGACTCCGTGATCCACGTCACTCACTCATTAATAGCCGGAACGACGTATCATTTGAACGACGAGACAAACTTGAACGGCATGGATGGTGGAAATGATCCTCGATTTATAAGCGCCAGTGATTTCAGGCTGAACGGACTCTCCCCGGCAATTGGAGCGGGTTCAAATGCAATCGACCTCGATGGCTCTGGCGAGGGGGCAACACTTTCCGGAGAGCTACTATATGACTTGGATGGCCTCGTGCGTGTGCAGGGCGCGGCAGTCGACATGGGGGCTTATGAGTTTGAATACAGCGGCGACTACAGCGATTTTGATAGCGACGGTTTGTCTGATGACTTTGAATGGAACCATACCATTCCGAAATCAAAGACCGCAATCGATCCAAACTCGGATGAAGACATGGACGGTCTCAGTGCGCTGGAAGAGTTTGTTTTTGGTACGGATCCAGAGATCAGTGACCTGCCATACCTGGAAATCGATCTTACCACCCATCTAGTCTTTATCGGTAATTCCTCCGACCTTCTTGATCCTGGCTATTTCGCAGACCGCGATTTTCTAGTGATCCAATTTAGAATCCAACGGTCGGCCGCGCCCTTTATTCGGGTGCAAGCTCAGAGCACTACAGATCTTTCGGATCCATCCACATGGACAGCGAACGATCTCATTATTTATGATAAGACGGTCGATCCGGAAGATTCAGCTATGGAATATTTTAAGGTGCGCTCCAGCGATCCAATAGAAGATTCAGCCAACAGGTTTTTCAGGCTGAACTTGGAACTGAAGTAA